One Nostoc sp. CENA543 genomic window, CATAAAGAGCAAAGGAGTGTTATGTATGGCGGCATCATCACAAAGATTTTGCAGAATTGTTAAGTTATCTAAGTCAAAAAAAGGATAATTACACAAAACCAAATTTGGCTGCTCTACTGTCAATAACTCATGTCCTTCTTGATAATTACTTGTGGTAATAGCATGGAATCCACTTAATAGCAGTAATTCGTTAATCAGATCCAAGAGCAAAAAGTTATCTTCAATGACTAGGATTTTGTGCATAACATCCTTAAAATATGCAAGTTTAAGCTATCCTAGAAGCTAAAAAAAATTTGTGAATAAGTTATGAATGTAAAGAAAAATTAAGTAGATTAGTTCCAATTGAGCAGTAATCGCATCTGTTGTACTAAGTTAGGAGCTTTGAAGGGTTTAGTAATCACTCCTGCGATCGCTAATGTCTAAAACAATAGCACCCAATGCTATCGTCTTGTGTGATTCTCCGATAATTGGGAAGTAAGAAAGCTGCCAGTAACGTAATACTTCAGGTTCACTAGGGACAATCCCACTGATTTCTAAGTTAGAAATAGGTTGTTGAGTATCAATAAGATTTTGTAATAAAGGTAAGAGCTTAGAAGCAATTTCCGGCAATAAATCTCCAAAGGACTTGCCATAATGTGCGGCGATAGTATGACCATTAATCTGAGCTAATGTTTGATTAACTTTTAAAAAGTAAAAATCTTTATCTACAATACCTAATCCTATGTTTACTTGACTGGCTGCCTGAAAAAAACCCTCTAACAATTGCTCACTTTGCCTAAGTTGGCGTTCTAATTTCTCTCTTTGAAATAGCTCTTTTTGTAATTTATTGTTAGCTTGAACTAATTGAGATGTACGCTCTACAACTCTTAATTCTAGTTCAGCATTCAAATTTTTTAATCTCTCTTCTGCTTGTTTGCGTTCCCGAATATCGCGTGTCACAGTAGC contains:
- a CDS encoding response regulator; translated protein: MHKILVIEDNFLLLDLINELLLLSGFHAITTSNYQEGHELLTVEQPNLVLCNYPFFDLDNLTILQNLCDDAAIHNTPLLFMLGYQIIRMPKLHLMTKNYETVVKPFPSVILLKKIYNLLQISTNASKAGLIVNQV